In Mucilaginibacter celer, one DNA window encodes the following:
- a CDS encoding DUF4157 domain-containing protein: MKTPQKAAPANTKQAQPGNQQASKDNFFSATHEAEQAKESPFFEGPRVQRKMTVNEPGDHFEKQADQVADKVVQHINQPKTPTATAAATATNSTPATATATATTPAVQKKEDKKEDRQEKEQNSGDKELQRRPIFESDGDPNEGNTLKRSSQAAVPDVSPQTQQKIESSKGGGEPLPANTREEMEGAMGTDLSAVRIHNNSEAAGLSKNLQAQAFTHGNDIYFDSGKYDTQSKQGQHLLAHEVAHTVQQSGGGVQKKAIQRAPTMGVASPVIGAGIKADAANPINTLSQAIFIPSVQIPDLKYNMMPSTSNYTFRKVNGGGKHIDEWNKIAATGGTFATEFETKRQTELGAAATSATYFLTLPNEKKGTSLSHIITGDVAAIQATAARPFWDAAGANVDGGYDVDHKVETQLGGVDGTENFWMLESATNRSSGSKIDKELTAKITLALSTMTMPAGQTAPDVDTIQKTYAITVGSFTKGLPITGQGRGWEKTEIQNGAHLKGLSFLSTAEQNKFKLSDAHRLQLITSERFGAMDGIQVPSGTVQTAGASFDIKGVQRKFGAISTRSAHVEVKDVKYTHQDQPVIMSTGSKGSATLEAFQNNAFLAPVVLADHEITPVPGIYGGRFNKASLKSKLSAGLTAKGFSPITIDDIDLDPGAGFVGFGKINTDVPFIKGSAIDIIFDADGIKIRKVFDTGELKVPPPFKVTASSLEVYAATSGIGVKGMANFEIKGLGKGQVGAKANSAGEFALDGSFDFDSKTFNPAQIKASYANGEFSASGDIGIPAGKVKGLKSAHIKIDYAKGVFNASGTAEPDIKGVKSAEIHVTYANETLVIGGSFVLDENIPGIQSGSGSVEVTRGPDEIYHVKANGIAVPKIPKINSQLTIAYDDGALTIEGKASYTAERVSGDVTVGATNRAIAADGTPSGPAGDKFTAYGSGKLTLKVTDWLQASASVKVTPAGEIEVVGRLELPSAVDIFPQKSIDKQLFKAPTIEIPLFAIPLGPRSIGVVATINGGLDFKASVGPGQLKDVFGQIQFNPSHPEDTVISGGAKFSIPAKAGIQLHADLGVGLSIGVASVTGGIEVRGGLGLEGEASAAVDLAWSPTKGFEFNALGEIEVHPKFTFDVNALLRASLDLGLFDISKEWRKNLASFSYGPDLQVKVSLPVHYKDGEPFDVKTDDIKVTYPDINIPEIAGGIADKVKEEML, from the coding sequence ATGAAAACACCGCAAAAGGCAGCACCCGCCAATACCAAACAAGCGCAACCCGGCAATCAGCAGGCTTCGAAAGATAATTTCTTTTCGGCCACGCATGAAGCCGAACAGGCCAAAGAGTCGCCTTTTTTTGAAGGTCCCCGCGTACAGCGCAAAATGACAGTTAACGAACCTGGCGATCATTTCGAAAAGCAAGCCGACCAGGTTGCCGATAAGGTCGTGCAACACATCAATCAGCCCAAAACACCAACTGCAACTGCTGCTGCCACTGCAACTAATTCCACCCCTGCTACTGCAACTGCCACTGCTACTACCCCTGCAGTTCAAAAAAAGGAAGATAAAAAGGAAGATAGACAGGAAAAAGAGCAAAACAGCGGCGATAAGGAACTACAGCGCCGCCCCATTTTTGAAAGCGACGGCGACCCGAACGAGGGCAATACATTAAAACGCAGCAGCCAGGCCGCCGTGCCCGACGTATCGCCTCAAACCCAGCAAAAAATTGAAAGCAGCAAAGGCGGTGGCGAACCGCTGCCCGCCAACACCCGCGAAGAAATGGAAGGCGCCATGGGTACGGATTTAAGCGCGGTACGCATCCATAACAACAGCGAGGCTGCCGGGTTGAGTAAAAACCTGCAGGCCCAGGCTTTTACTCATGGTAATGATATTTACTTTGATTCGGGCAAGTATGATACGCAGAGTAAACAGGGCCAGCATTTGCTGGCGCATGAGGTGGCGCATACCGTGCAGCAAAGCGGTGGTGGGGTGCAGAAAAAGGCTATTCAACGGGCGCCAACCATGGGAGTAGCATCTCCGGTTATAGGAGCTGGTATCAAAGCAGATGCTGCCAATCCTATTAACACGCTTTCGCAGGCCATCTTTATACCTTCCGTTCAAATTCCCGATCTGAAATATAATATGATGCCTTCAACAAGCAATTACACTTTCAGAAAGGTTAATGGCGGAGGAAAACATATAGATGAATGGAACAAGATTGCGGCAACCGGAGGAACCTTTGCAACCGAGTTTGAAACTAAGCGGCAGACTGAGTTAGGTGCGGCGGCAACCTCTGCTACGTATTTCTTAACATTGCCAAACGAAAAGAAAGGCACCTCTTTAAGCCATATTATTACCGGCGATGTGGCCGCTATTCAGGCCACCGCGGCGCGGCCATTTTGGGATGCAGCAGGTGCTAATGTAGATGGCGGTTATGATGTTGACCATAAAGTTGAAACGCAATTAGGCGGGGTGGATGGTACCGAGAACTTCTGGATGCTGGAATCGGCTACAAACCGGTCGTCGGGCTCAAAGATAGATAAAGAGCTTACTGCGAAAATAACATTGGCTTTATCAACAATGACGATGCCTGCCGGTCAAACTGCTCCTGATGTTGATACAATTCAAAAAACTTATGCAATTACTGTAGGTAGTTTTACCAAAGGCCTTCCTATTACCGGCCAGGGTAGGGGCTGGGAAAAAACCGAGATTCAAAATGGCGCGCATTTGAAAGGGCTTTCGTTCCTTTCAACTGCAGAGCAAAATAAATTCAAATTATCTGATGCGCACCGCCTGCAGTTAATCACCAGCGAAAGGTTTGGTGCGATGGACGGCATACAAGTCCCTTCGGGCACGGTGCAAACAGCAGGCGCCTCTTTTGATATCAAGGGCGTGCAGCGTAAATTCGGGGCAATAAGTACCAGGAGCGCGCACGTTGAAGTTAAAGATGTAAAGTACACGCACCAGGATCAGCCTGTTATCATGAGTACAGGATCAAAGGGAAGTGCCACCTTAGAGGCTTTTCAAAATAATGCTTTCTTAGCTCCTGTGGTGCTTGCTGATCATGAAATTACTCCTGTGCCTGGTATTTATGGTGGGCGTTTCAACAAGGCATCGCTCAAATCCAAGTTAAGCGCAGGGCTTACCGCCAAAGGTTTTAGTCCTATTACAATAGATGATATTGATCTCGATCCAGGCGCAGGTTTTGTTGGATTTGGTAAGATCAATACAGATGTGCCCTTCATTAAAGGCTCGGCCATTGATATCATATTTGATGCCGATGGGATCAAGATCAGAAAAGTATTTGATACCGGCGAGTTGAAGGTGCCTCCACCCTTTAAGGTAACCGCGTCATCGTTGGAGGTTTATGCTGCTACATCCGGAATCGGGGTGAAAGGCATGGCCAATTTTGAAATAAAAGGTTTAGGAAAAGGTCAGGTGGGGGCCAAAGCTAATTCTGCGGGTGAGTTCGCGCTCGACGGATCTTTTGATTTCGATTCAAAAACTTTTAACCCGGCGCAAATAAAGGCATCATACGCAAATGGTGAGTTCAGCGCCTCAGGAGATATTGGCATTCCGGCAGGTAAAGTAAAGGGCTTAAAATCTGCACATATCAAAATTGATTATGCCAAAGGCGTTTTCAATGCTTCGGGCACCGCCGAACCGGATATCAAAGGCGTAAAAAGCGCCGAGATTCATGTTACTTACGCTAATGAAACACTGGTAATTGGCGGCAGCTTTGTGCTGGATGAAAACATCCCCGGTATCCAAAGCGGCAGCGGTTCGGTGGAGGTTACCCGCGGGCCTGATGAAATTTACCATGTTAAGGCCAATGGTATTGCCGTACCTAAAATACCAAAAATCAATTCGCAGCTTACCATCGCTTACGATGATGGGGCGTTAACCATCGAAGGCAAAGCGTCCTATACGGCCGAAAGGGTATCGGGCGATGTAACTGTAGGCGCAACAAACCGTGCCATTGCTGCCGACGGCACACCATCGGGACCTGCCGGAGATAAGTTTACCGCTTATGGTTCGGGCAAATTAACCCTTAAAGTTACCGATTGGCTGCAGGCCTCGGCCAGTGTAAAAGTAACTCCGGCTGGGGAGATCGAAGTTGTGGGTAGGTTAGAGCTGCCATCGGCGGTTGATATCTTCCCGCAAAAATCTATCGATAAACAACTGTTTAAAGCGCCAACTATCGAGATCCCGCTGTTTGCTATCCCATTGGGCCCACGTAGTATCGGCGTGGTGGCAACCATTAACGGCGGGTTGGATTTTAAAGCCAGCGTAGGGCCGGGGCAGTTAAAAGATGTTTTCGGGCAAATTCAGTTCAATCCTTCGCATCCTGAAGATACGGTGATCTCGGGCGGGGCCAAATTCTCTATCCCGGCTAAGGCGGGCATCCAGCTACATGCCGATTTGGGTGTGGGCCTGAGTATTGGCGTGGCCAGTGTTACCGGTGGTATTGAGGTGCGGGGTGGTCTGGGTTTGGAGGGAGAGGCGAGCGCGGCTGTTGATCTGGCCTGGTCGCCAACCAAAGGTTTTGAGTTTAATGCCCTGGGCGAGATAGAGGTACACCCTAAATTCACCTTTGATGTAAATGCCTTGCTGAGAGCCTCGCTTGATCTGGGCTTGTTCGATATCTCGAAAGAATGGCGTAAAAACCTGGCCTCATTTAGCTATGGTCCTGATCTGCAGGTGAAAGTGTCGCTGCCTGTTCATTATAAAGACGGCGAACCGTTTGATGTTAAAACCGACGATATAAAAGTTACCTACCCGGATATCAATATCCCCGAAATAGCGGGTGGCATAGCCGATAAAGTTAAAGAAGAAATGTTATGA
- a CDS encoding histidine kinase dimerization/phosphoacceptor domain -containing protein: protein MFKYITLCFIVVFFATGSLAQKKMDVATIKLSLDNQKNKVDTNTIKLQIRLGSYYLNKIGDHKEVLDSGITAFNKAIQMSMAIRSIKWLNEALMLKGAAYFKQTDLKQGKAAFMQVVSYYRKTGDTYAEGQTWARLGDNISVDLTDAQAIPDKISSYGQARALFKQNGKKVDEADMIRSIADIHLNQKKLDLAEGELKQALKQYQSVGYKRLATTYHSLAEISKQKIDLHNELRYRLEVIKTMEGTADTALADFYYAKVALVYADLNKYDQSLTYILKSAEILKQRKQYEDFYGYLSLIIYDYITAKRPKEALAYLKKAVNDVPPVILAQQVDMYEAFGNIYVALKDYPKAELYYLKMMEVYKTTTFNKDFYTTNEQMVTDFVHYNETMGGFYLLTRQFKKAGVYTEQILKLKPESIRPITLTKIHRMQFRVDSAAGNYVSAIKHFEINKRIDDSLFNAIKNKQIEELDFTYKTNATKQQIKLLQMQTNSQKAEIQKANMQRNITFAGVAMLLAIAGFAFNGYRLKQQSNRQLQLKQAEINAQNTSLQKLVHEKDNLLDEKDWLLKEVHHRVKNNLQIVMSLLNTQSAFLKNNAALAAIRESQNRVQAIALIHQKLYSNSGVAYIDMSVYINELISYLADCYNPSGRGIRFEQTVQPIKLDVGQAVPVGLILNEAITNSIKYAFEGRGGEIKIALQLAEETIVLTIADNGNGLPPGFDVRQANSLGMEMMKALSKQLGGYFKIENCQGAVITVEFKAETILSKIETNTLYS from the coding sequence ATGTTTAAATATATAACGTTATGTTTTATTGTTGTTTTTTTTGCGACAGGCTCGCTGGCGCAAAAAAAGATGGACGTTGCTACCATTAAACTAAGTCTCGATAATCAAAAAAATAAGGTAGATACCAATACCATTAAACTGCAGATCAGGCTCGGGAGTTATTACCTCAATAAAATAGGCGATCATAAAGAGGTTCTGGACAGCGGTATAACCGCTTTTAATAAAGCCATACAAATGAGTATGGCTATCCGGTCAATAAAATGGCTTAACGAGGCCCTGATGCTTAAAGGCGCGGCATACTTTAAACAAACCGATTTAAAACAGGGTAAGGCTGCTTTTATGCAGGTAGTTAGCTATTACCGCAAAACCGGCGATACCTATGCCGAAGGCCAAACCTGGGCACGCCTGGGCGATAATATTTCGGTTGATCTTACGGATGCGCAAGCTATTCCTGATAAAATAAGCAGCTACGGGCAGGCCCGCGCTTTATTTAAGCAAAACGGCAAAAAAGTAGATGAGGCCGATATGATCCGCAGTATTGCCGATATCCATCTCAACCAAAAAAAGCTTGATCTTGCCGAGGGCGAACTGAAGCAGGCTTTGAAACAATATCAATCTGTTGGTTATAAGCGGTTGGCTACTACCTATCATTCTCTTGCCGAAATAAGCAAGCAAAAAATCGATCTGCACAATGAACTTCGTTACAGGTTGGAAGTAATTAAAACCATGGAAGGAACAGCCGATACCGCCCTGGCCGATTTTTATTACGCGAAAGTAGCCCTGGTTTATGCCGATCTGAACAAGTACGATCAAAGCCTTACGTACATCCTCAAATCGGCCGAAATATTAAAACAGCGCAAGCAATACGAGGATTTTTACGGTTACCTGAGCCTCATTATTTACGATTATATTACGGCAAAGCGCCCGAAAGAGGCATTGGCCTACCTGAAAAAAGCGGTAAATGATGTACCGCCGGTTATTCTTGCGCAACAGGTGGATATGTACGAGGCATTCGGTAATATTTACGTGGCCCTGAAAGATTACCCCAAGGCCGAGCTGTATTACCTGAAGATGATGGAGGTGTATAAAACAACCACCTTTAATAAAGATTTTTACACTACCAACGAGCAAATGGTGACCGATTTTGTTCACTATAATGAAACCATGGGTGGTTTTTACCTGCTCACCCGGCAGTTTAAAAAGGCGGGCGTTTATACCGAACAAATCCTGAAGTTAAAGCCCGAATCTATCCGGCCAATTACGCTTACCAAAATACACCGGATGCAGTTTAGGGTTGATTCGGCGGCTGGTAATTATGTATCGGCTATAAAGCATTTCGAGATCAATAAACGGATTGACGATTCGCTGTTTAACGCTATTAAAAATAAACAGATAGAAGAGCTTGATTTTACTTATAAAACCAACGCTACAAAGCAGCAAATAAAACTTTTGCAAATGCAAACCAACAGCCAGAAGGCCGAGATCCAAAAAGCCAATATGCAGCGTAATATCACCTTTGCGGGTGTGGCCATGCTGCTTGCCATAGCCGGGTTTGCGTTTAACGGCTACAGGCTTAAACAGCAAAGTAACCGTCAATTGCAACTAAAGCAGGCGGAAATTAATGCGCAAAATACCTCGCTGCAAAAGCTTGTTCACGAAAAAGATAACCTGCTTGATGAAAAAGACTGGCTGTTGAAAGAGGTGCATCACCGGGTAAAAAACAACCTGCAAATTGTAATGAGCCTGCTTAACACGCAATCGGCATTTTTAAAAAACAACGCGGCGCTGGCTGCCATTCGCGAAAGCCAGAACCGGGTGCAGGCCATAGCTTTAATTCACCAAAAGTTGTATAGCAATTCGGGCGTGGCTTATATCGATATGTCGGTGTATATTAATGAACTGATCAGTTACCTGGCCGATTGCTATAATCCATCAGGCCGGGGCATCCGTTTTGAGCAAACAGTTCAGCCCATAAAACTTGATGTTGGCCAGGCGGTGCCGGTTGGTCTTATTTTAAATGAGGCTATAACCAACTCCATTAAATACGCGTTTGAAGGGCGTGGCGGTGAAATAAAAATAGCCCTGCAACTTGCCGAAGAAACTATTGTACTCACCATAGCCGATAACGGGAACGGATTGCCGCCGGGCTTTGATGTACGCCAGGCAAACTCACTGGGTATGGAGATGATGAAAGCCCTGAGCAAACAGCTTGGCGGCTATTTTAAAATTGAGAATTGCCAGGGCGCCGTTATTACGGTTGAGTTTAAAGCCGAGACCATATTAAGCAAGATAGAAACAAATACTTTATATAGTTAA
- a CDS encoding DUF4157 domain-containing protein, which translates to MKSIHTRQPLNQPQADKAEKPFFNGSREKAKQDNDAFFQARKIDGNQDTALEQEADAVAHKVTMAQQEPTKSSQRMGQMSVQKKGADEEKDAKAGQKKEKKDEKEEGKPQKKDEKKEEEKPQKKEEEKKDKEPQKKEEDKKDKEGVQKKEEEKKDKEPQKKGEEDKKDEGKPQKKEKGDEKDDKVAAQKKEEKGGGVEKTEGKPEAPEAKFDRLLNESKGGGSPLPAKVRAQLERQMNANFEQVKIHTGQQAVELCNLSKAHAFTHGNDVYFNAAKFDPESTAGMNLLAHELTHVIQQNGPRK; encoded by the coding sequence ATGAAATCAATCCATACCCGGCAGCCGCTTAACCAGCCACAGGCCGATAAAGCAGAAAAACCTTTTTTTAACGGCAGCCGCGAAAAAGCCAAACAGGATAACGATGCCTTTTTTCAGGCCCGTAAAATAGATGGTAACCAGGATACCGCCCTCGAGCAGGAAGCCGATGCCGTTGCCCATAAAGTAACCATGGCGCAGCAGGAACCTACCAAATCATCGCAACGCATGGGCCAGATGAGCGTACAGAAAAAAGGTGCGGATGAAGAAAAAGATGCCAAGGCCGGGCAGAAAAAGGAGAAGAAAGACGAAAAAGAAGAAGGTAAGCCGCAGAAAAAAGACGAGAAAAAGGAAGAAGAAAAACCACAGAAAAAAGAGGAAGAGAAAAAAGATAAAGAGCCGCAGAAAAAGGAAGAGGACAAGAAGGACAAGGAGGGTGTGCAGAAAAAAGAAGAAGAAAAGAAAGATAAAGAGCCTCAGAAAAAAGGCGAGGAAGATAAAAAAGACGAAGGCAAGCCGCAGAAAAAAGAAAAAGGCGATGAAAAAGATGATAAGGTCGCCGCGCAAAAGAAAGAAGAAAAAGGCGGAGGCGTAGAAAAAACGGAAGGAAAGCCCGAGGCACCGGAGGCCAAATTTGATAGGTTACTGAACGAGAGCAAAGGCGGCGGCAGCCCGCTGCCGGCCAAGGTGCGCGCGCAATTGGAACGCCAGATGAATGCCAATTTTGAGCAGGTAAAGATCCATACCGGGCAGCAGGCGGTTGAGCTTTGCAACTTATCTAAAGCACATGCCTTTACGCATGGTAATGATGTTTATTTCAATGCCGCCAAGTTTGATCCGGAAAGTACAGCAGGCATGAACCTGTTGGCGCACGAGTTAACCCATGTTATACAGCAAAACGGTCCGCGTAAATAG
- a CDS encoding tetratricopeptide repeat protein, with amino-acid sequence MSNQSQLTELINLGAMHHLNGNFVVADEYYAKAADLNQPSVTLLNNRGMLLYQQHKFTEALPLFERAIEIDAENATAWLNLANTKVLLAQYEDAYNAFKQSIRLKNEQFEAWEGLAKLYMLSADMESAETCWLRAIELSPANLNLLMGVAQVYLSTGKYNEAFDLAGHVLSENPQHGRAWQTAGLAQLMVKNYASAKAYLNQYLLFFPADVAVRNHLAVACLQSGDMLEGAAEYERILEYDPDNEDVRLNTGVLCLGFDRFVDALQHFDLLLEKHPDNNKGKLYRGIALANLSEKARARQVFEDLLNNQPGEWAAHAQKQLDLLNNLN; translated from the coding sequence ATGAGCAACCAAAGCCAACTAACCGAACTGATAAACCTTGGTGCTATGCACCACCTTAACGGCAATTTTGTGGTTGCCGACGAGTACTACGCGAAAGCCGCGGATTTGAATCAGCCAAGTGTAACCCTGCTGAATAACCGGGGCATGCTATTATACCAGCAACATAAATTTACCGAAGCCTTGCCACTGTTTGAACGGGCTATTGAAATAGATGCGGAGAACGCCACCGCCTGGCTCAATCTTGCCAATACTAAAGTGTTACTGGCTCAATATGAGGATGCCTATAATGCCTTTAAGCAAAGTATTCGGCTTAAAAATGAGCAGTTTGAAGCCTGGGAAGGGCTTGCTAAATTATATATGCTTTCGGCCGATATGGAAAGTGCTGAAACGTGCTGGTTACGGGCCATCGAACTTAGTCCGGCTAATTTAAACCTGTTGATGGGAGTCGCCCAGGTTTACCTGTCTACCGGAAAATATAACGAGGCTTTTGATTTGGCAGGGCATGTTTTATCCGAAAATCCACAGCATGGCCGGGCTTGGCAAACCGCAGGGTTGGCGCAGTTAATGGTAAAAAACTATGCTTCGGCAAAAGCTTACCTCAATCAGTATTTATTGTTTTTTCCTGCGGATGTTGCTGTGCGAAACCATTTGGCCGTAGCCTGCCTGCAAAGCGGCGATATGCTTGAAGGTGCCGCCGAGTATGAGCGGATATTGGAATATGACCCGGATAATGAAGATGTACGCTTAAATACGGGTGTGCTTTGTTTGGGTTTTGATCGTTTTGTTGATGCCTTGCAGCATTTTGATCTGCTGCTTGAAAAACATCCGGATAATAACAAAGGGAAGCTATACCGGGGCATCGCGTTAGCAAACCTCAGCGAAAAAGCCAGGGCCAGGCAGGTGTTTGAAGATTTGCTGAACAACCAACCCGGCGAATGGGCCGCTCATGCCCAAAAACAACTCGATCTGTTAAATAACTTAAACTAA
- a CDS encoding ATP-binding protein, which produces MKQIKALLQYTAGYLKARLQAVLGSEVTFLPPLLPRLNRDGSGIEKLISDYNLDSNEVIILMMALAPHLQVDFFDEIIQPFMQESGDFQQLGGVRSRNGRSFLPTGQTAAFILAGDDMEKRLEIAALFHHQSNFAKQHILYLEDVPEGEPALSGRIVLQPEYLELLITGTQSIPKLSMNFPAQHLETTYNWDDLVLGDTTRQQIAELENWVNYQQVLMTDWGMERKLKPGYRALFHGPPGTGKTLTASLLGKYTGKHVFRIDLSMIVSKFIGETEKNLSKLFEKADNKNWILFFDEADALFGKRTNVKDAHDKYANQEASYLLQRVEQHNGLVILATNFKNNIDEAFMRRFQSVIHFPLPNAEERHIIWQKTFPPKANLNGHINLEQISRKYELSGSGILNVVQFACLQMLARKEAKISNELILEGIEREYTKENRVW; this is translated from the coding sequence TTGAAACAGATAAAAGCGTTATTGCAATATACGGCGGGCTATCTCAAAGCCAGGCTGCAGGCCGTATTGGGGAGTGAGGTGACTTTTTTACCTCCGTTACTACCCCGGCTAAACCGTGACGGCAGCGGTATCGAAAAGCTGATTAGCGATTATAACCTGGATAGCAATGAAGTGATCATACTGATGATGGCTTTAGCCCCGCATTTACAGGTTGATTTTTTTGATGAGATCATTCAGCCCTTTATGCAGGAATCGGGCGATTTTCAGCAACTGGGCGGCGTGCGCAGCCGTAACGGGCGCAGCTTTTTGCCAACCGGGCAAACCGCCGCTTTTATTTTGGCAGGTGATGACATGGAAAAGCGCCTGGAAATAGCGGCCCTGTTTCACCACCAAAGCAACTTTGCCAAACAGCACATTTTATATCTTGAAGATGTGCCGGAGGGAGAGCCCGCATTATCCGGCCGGATTGTACTGCAACCGGAATACCTTGAATTGCTGATTACCGGCACGCAATCCATCCCCAAACTAAGCATGAACTTCCCGGCCCAACACCTCGAAACTACCTATAACTGGGACGACCTGGTGCTTGGCGACACCACCCGCCAGCAAATTGCCGAACTGGAAAACTGGGTAAACTATCAGCAGGTTTTAATGACGGATTGGGGCATGGAACGCAAGCTGAAACCGGGCTACCGGGCTCTATTCCATGGGCCGCCGGGAACGGGTAAAACACTTACGGCTTCGTTGTTAGGTAAATACACCGGCAAGCATGTATTCAGGATCGATCTATCCATGATCGTATCCAAATTTATAGGTGAGACCGAAAAAAATCTATCCAAGTTATTCGAGAAGGCCGATAATAAAAACTGGATCCTGTTTTTTGACGAAGCCGACGCGTTGTTTGGCAAGCGTACCAATGTAAAAGACGCGCATGATAAATATGCCAACCAGGAAGCCTCATACCTGCTGCAAAGGGTTGAACAACACAACGGATTGGTGATATTGGCTACCAACTTTAAAAACAATATCGACGAGGCCTTTATGCGCCGCTTTCAGTCGGTTATCCATTTCCCGCTACCCAATGCCGAGGAAAGGCATATCATCTGGCAGAAAACATTTCCACCCAAGGCCAATCTTAACGGGCATATAAACCTCGAGCAAATTTCGCGTAAGTATGAACTGAGCGGGTCGGGTATTTTAAATGTGGTGCAGTTTGCCTGCCTGCAAATGCTGGCCCGTAAGGAAGCTAAAATCTCCAACGAGTTGATTTTAGAAGGGATTGAGCGGGAGTATACTAAAGAGAACCGGGTTTGGTAA